The following coding sequences are from one Granulicella sp. L56 window:
- a CDS encoding DUF5597 domain-containing protein, with translation MTHFSRAATLLIVLCSLSLYSFADDIPHLEKKDGRFALIVDGQPFLMLGAQINNSSSWASELPKVWPALEDMHVNTVEAPVYWETMEPEPGKFDFAGVDLLVNGAREHHLHLVLLWFGTWKNGQAHYVPEWVKTHPEKYPREVSLYGKVLDVLSPNSESNLDADKSAFSALMRHVKEIDSAQHTVIMIQVENESGSIGSVRDFSPAAQKDFNTHVPSSLVNALHLASGTWSQVFGADADERFAAYSTARYINEVARAGKAEYPLPMYCNVWITYPVAALENRDHASPGQEYPSGGPQQGNIGIWKAAAPSIDVLAPDFYSNDVELYRKTVATYHRNDNALFIPETGRTANFGKYFFYALGHGAIGFSPFGVDYTGWWGTEQKVPESLSENYALVGPMDREIAKLNFEGKLQTAVEQKGATRESLHFDGVDAVVSFGFPQRDGEVPPGTADDHGRAIVAQLGPLEFLVTGFDASVSFKVNEASGAGAKNEQLEILSADEGGYVNGVWQASRIWNGDQTDRGLNFRGVTKSVVRIRLHTLPLYDRDVRQK, from the coding sequence TTGACACACTTTTCTCGCGCTGCCACCTTACTGATCGTCCTGTGTAGTCTGTCCCTCTATTCCTTCGCCGACGACATCCCTCATCTGGAAAAGAAGGATGGCCGTTTCGCGCTGATCGTTGACGGACAGCCATTCCTGATGCTCGGCGCTCAAATTAATAACTCCAGTTCGTGGGCGAGTGAACTGCCCAAAGTCTGGCCAGCTCTCGAAGACATGCACGTCAATACGGTTGAAGCGCCTGTCTATTGGGAGACGATGGAGCCGGAACCGGGCAAGTTCGATTTTGCAGGCGTTGATCTTTTGGTGAATGGTGCACGGGAGCATCATCTGCATCTGGTGTTGCTCTGGTTTGGCACATGGAAGAATGGCCAGGCGCATTATGTCCCGGAATGGGTGAAGACGCATCCTGAGAAGTATCCGCGGGAAGTAAGTTTGTATGGCAAGGTTCTTGACGTTCTTTCTCCTAACTCGGAGAGTAACCTTGATGCAGATAAGTCTGCCTTCTCGGCTCTTATGCGGCATGTCAAAGAGATCGATTCTGCCCAGCACACGGTCATCATGATTCAGGTTGAAAATGAATCGGGATCGATTGGATCGGTTCGCGATTTCTCGCCTGCCGCGCAGAAAGACTTCAACACGCACGTTCCCTCCTCGCTGGTAAATGCTCTTCATCTTGCTTCCGGGACATGGTCGCAGGTCTTTGGCGCGGATGCGGACGAGCGCTTCGCCGCATACTCGACGGCACGGTATATCAATGAGGTGGCGCGAGCGGGGAAGGCGGAGTATCCGCTGCCGATGTATTGCAACGTGTGGATTACTTATCCTGTCGCTGCGCTTGAAAATCGTGACCACGCCAGTCCTGGACAAGAGTATCCGAGCGGAGGCCCACAGCAGGGCAACATCGGCATATGGAAAGCGGCTGCACCGTCGATCGATGTTCTCGCACCTGACTTTTACTCCAATGATGTAGAGCTGTATCGCAAGACGGTTGCGACTTACCATCGGAACGACAATGCGCTCTTTATCCCAGAGACCGGAAGGACCGCGAACTTCGGTAAATATTTCTTTTATGCTCTCGGTCATGGTGCGATTGGCTTCTCTCCCTTTGGCGTGGACTATACGGGATGGTGGGGCACGGAGCAGAAGGTGCCTGAGTCTTTATCCGAGAACTATGCGCTCGTAGGCCCCATGGATCGAGAGATCGCCAAGCTGAATTTCGAAGGCAAGCTGCAAACTGCGGTCGAACAAAAAGGCGCGACCCGGGAGTCTCTGCATTTCGACGGAGTGGATGCAGTGGTGTCGTTCGGTTTTCCGCAGCGGGATGGCGAAGTACCTCCCGGAACTGCTGATGACCACGGCAGGGCGATCGTGGCTCAGCTAGGCCCCTTGGAGTTTCTGGTGACAGGCTTCGATGCGAGCGTCAGTTTCAAAGTGAACGAGGCTTCTGGAGCCGGGGCGAAGAACGAGCAATTGGAGATTCTCAGCGCCGATGAGGGCGGATATGTCAATGGCGTTTGGCAGGCTTCACGCATCTGGAATGGAGATCAGACGGATCGTGGATTGAACTTCAGGGGCGTAACTAAATCAGTGGTTCGTATTCGGCTGCACACGCTTCCTCTTTATGACCGTGACGTGCGTCAAAAATAG
- a CDS encoding glycoside hydrolase family 2 protein, whose product MLRRDFIKTTGTLLAASTLPSAAALASSAESTPTRSVIPINRNWRYHPAKVEGAHAPEFDDSSFERVVVPHTNVRLPWHNFDDKDYEFVSTYRRRFKYPASAKGKRVFVDFEGVMTASTVWINGVSLGEYKGGYTPFSFELTPHLHPDADNVLVVQVDSTERADIPPFGYEIDYMTFGGIYREVSLRVVSPTFIDNIFAHPKDVLGDSPSLDVDCFLAGPHPEDGLALEIELRDGDKVVAKQSQLVKKYVPTSDAVSPLDPTTSAPVYASVQTTSDPALHTVSLDRIGKVQLWDLERPHLYSVHVRLLRAGQVIDEDTRRIGFREATFTDHGFSLNGTIIKLRGLDRHQIFPFVGQAMPARVQRKDAEILRKGMHCNIVRTSHYPQSRHFLDRCDEIGLLVLEEIPGWQHIGPEPWKQISIDNVGRMIRRDWNHPSIILWGVRINESQDDHSFYTRTNALAHALDQTRQTGGIRYFQESEFLEDVFTMNDFGFPLKKPNHPRYLNTEFVGHTFPTKTTDDDERQREHTLRHARIHNQLASDPQYAGGIGWCAFDYNTHSNFGAGDRICYHGVADMFREPKPAAGFYKSQCDPAEEVVLEPAFHWAKSDESVGFSKAVVCSNCDHLKFYLRERSLESNPWTLFAELDPDKEEFGNLVYPPFVLELSKMDTKQFEFSWGDLRIDGYLKGKQVISKSLSGLGVDRQFHLLPDDTSLAADGADTTRVVLRVTDEFGAVRTYANDPILFTLEGPAELIGDNPFALIGGTGAVWVRAKEQAGVVRLTAKHPRLGSQTVEFKLTAAPSELI is encoded by the coding sequence ATGTTGAGACGCGATTTCATCAAAACGACAGGCACACTTCTTGCTGCATCTACCCTTCCCAGCGCTGCGGCACTTGCCTCATCGGCGGAGAGCACTCCTACACGCTCTGTTATTCCGATAAACCGCAACTGGCGCTACCATCCTGCGAAAGTAGAAGGCGCGCACGCTCCCGAATTTGATGACTCTTCGTTTGAGCGAGTCGTCGTACCGCACACGAATGTCCGTCTTCCATGGCACAACTTTGATGACAAGGATTATGAGTTTGTTTCCACCTATCGGCGACGCTTCAAGTATCCGGCGAGCGCTAAAGGCAAGCGAGTTTTTGTCGATTTTGAAGGCGTGATGACGGCATCTACTGTCTGGATCAATGGCGTCTCTCTTGGCGAATACAAGGGTGGTTATACGCCATTCTCCTTTGAGCTCACGCCTCATCTTCATCCTGATGCAGACAATGTGCTGGTCGTTCAGGTTGATTCGACAGAGCGCGCCGATATTCCACCCTTTGGATATGAGATTGACTACATGACCTTCGGTGGCATCTATCGCGAAGTGTCGCTGCGAGTTGTTTCGCCCACATTTATCGACAATATCTTTGCTCACCCCAAGGATGTTTTGGGTGATTCTCCGTCTCTTGATGTGGATTGTTTTCTTGCGGGCCCTCATCCTGAGGATGGGCTCGCGCTTGAGATTGAACTGCGGGACGGAGATAAGGTTGTCGCCAAGCAGAGTCAGCTTGTAAAAAAATACGTGCCAACAAGCGACGCGGTCTCTCCGCTCGATCCAACGACCAGTGCGCCGGTATATGCGAGCGTACAGACTACTTCAGATCCTGCGCTGCACACTGTCTCCTTAGATCGCATTGGAAAGGTACAGTTATGGGATCTTGAGCGACCCCATCTTTATAGCGTCCATGTGCGGCTCCTTCGTGCTGGGCAGGTGATCGATGAAGACACACGGCGCATTGGATTTCGCGAGGCGACGTTCACTGACCATGGCTTCTCATTGAATGGGACGATTATTAAATTGCGCGGACTTGATCGGCATCAGATTTTTCCATTTGTCGGTCAGGCGATGCCTGCACGCGTTCAGCGCAAAGACGCTGAAATCCTCCGCAAAGGAATGCACTGCAATATCGTCCGCACCTCGCATTATCCGCAATCGCGGCATTTTCTAGATCGTTGCGACGAGATTGGGCTTCTTGTTCTCGAAGAGATTCCGGGGTGGCAGCACATCGGGCCGGAGCCGTGGAAGCAGATCTCTATCGACAATGTCGGCAGAATGATTCGGCGTGACTGGAACCATCCCTCCATTATTTTATGGGGCGTGCGCATCAACGAATCTCAAGACGATCACAGCTTCTATACCCGCACCAATGCACTGGCGCATGCTCTCGATCAGACGCGGCAGACGGGCGGCATTCGCTACTTCCAGGAATCGGAGTTTCTCGAAGATGTCTTTACGATGAATGATTTCGGCTTTCCCCTTAAGAAGCCAAATCATCCAAGATATCTCAACACTGAATTTGTAGGTCATACGTTTCCGACAAAGACGACGGATGACGATGAGCGGCAGCGTGAGCATACGCTGCGTCATGCCCGCATTCATAATCAGCTTGCATCGGATCCGCAGTATGCCGGCGGCATCGGTTGGTGCGCCTTTGACTACAACACTCATTCCAATTTTGGGGCCGGCGATCGCATCTGCTACCACGGCGTTGCCGATATGTTCCGCGAGCCCAAACCGGCAGCAGGCTTCTATAAGTCACAGTGCGATCCTGCGGAAGAGGTCGTTCTGGAGCCTGCATTTCATTGGGCGAAGAGCGATGAGTCGGTTGGGTTCTCGAAGGCCGTTGTCTGCTCGAACTGCGACCATTTGAAGTTCTATCTTCGCGAGCGCAGCCTCGAGAGCAATCCATGGACTTTGTTTGCAGAACTCGATCCCGACAAGGAGGAATTTGGGAATCTGGTTTATCCTCCGTTCGTCCTTGAGCTTTCGAAGATGGATACGAAGCAGTTTGAATTTTCCTGGGGAGATCTGCGTATCGACGGATATCTGAAGGGCAAGCAGGTCATCTCCAAATCGTTGTCCGGACTTGGCGTTGATCGTCAATTCCATCTGTTGCCGGATGACACGAGCCTTGCAGCCGATGGTGCGGACACCACTCGAGTGGTGCTTCGGGTGACAGATGAATTTGGCGCCGTACGCACCTACGCTAATGATCCGATCCTGTTCACGCTGGAGGGGCCTGCCGAGCTTATTGGGGATAATCCATTTGCCCTGATCGGAGGAACCGGGGCGGTCTGGGTTCGCGCAAAGGAACAGGCGGGTGTCGTGAGGCTGACGGCAAAGCACCCACGGCTTGGATCGCAGACCGTCGAATTCAAGCTGACGGCCGCTCCCTCCGAATTAATTTAG